One stretch of Chlamydiales bacterium DNA includes these proteins:
- a CDS encoding nucleotide sugar dehydrogenase translates to MDKSARICVVGLGHVGLTLAVTFANAGFHVVGLDNDTNKVKAINDGISNSEDVTSSSLQNLEAKGYLSAASTFAKIKDCDVVIICVPTPLDDKKEPDLSYITSAAEQIATFAHNDMLIVLESTVYPGTTREIVVPIFSKKNLNIDRDIWICFSPERIDPGRHDWTSFNTPKIIGGITPKCLELGKTLYSAAFKTVICVSSVEAAEMTKILENSFRAVNIAFINEMMKHCDLLGLDIWELINAASTKPFGFMKFDPGPGVGGHCIPIDPLYLSWKIHQFNCDTEFISLAHKINSQMPSYWVSKAERKLKELGKSLAKSRILILGMAYKRDVSDYRESPPLEIARLLLEQGALVEYYDPFIPSVTVQETLLRSALDLDSSIKQANCIIIATAHTCFNTIDFQALSCPVINCRGPQITHK, encoded by the coding sequence ATGGACAAGTCCGCACGCATCTGTGTTGTAGGACTTGGCCATGTAGGATTAACCCTTGCAGTCACATTTGCAAATGCCGGCTTTCATGTTGTTGGCCTCGATAATGATACAAATAAAGTAAAAGCTATTAATGATGGCATTTCAAATTCAGAAGATGTTACTTCCAGCTCTCTTCAAAACCTAGAAGCTAAAGGCTACCTAAGCGCTGCATCTACGTTTGCAAAGATCAAAGATTGTGATGTTGTCATCATCTGTGTTCCAACGCCTCTAGATGACAAAAAAGAACCTGATCTATCCTACATCACTAGTGCAGCAGAACAAATTGCAACCTTTGCTCATAATGATATGCTGATTGTTTTAGAAAGCACTGTCTACCCAGGAACTACAAGAGAGATCGTTGTCCCTATTTTTTCGAAAAAGAATCTAAATATAGATCGTGATATTTGGATTTGCTTTTCTCCTGAAAGAATTGATCCAGGCAGACACGATTGGACTTCATTTAATACACCAAAAATAATCGGCGGTATAACTCCAAAGTGCTTAGAACTAGGAAAAACCCTCTATTCTGCTGCTTTCAAAACAGTCATTTGTGTCTCTAGTGTAGAAGCGGCTGAAATGACTAAAATCTTAGAAAACTCATTTCGTGCTGTCAATATAGCCTTCATCAATGAAATGATGAAACACTGCGATCTGCTCGGGTTAGACATTTGGGAGCTCATCAATGCAGCAAGCACAAAACCCTTCGGCTTCATGAAGTTTGATCCAGGACCAGGTGTTGGTGGCCACTGCATCCCTATTGACCCCCTATATTTATCTTGGAAGATTCATCAATTTAATTGTGATACAGAATTTATCTCTCTTGCTCATAAGATTAACTCTCAAATGCCTTCTTACTGGGTTTCCAAAGCTGAGCGTAAATTAAAAGAACTGGGAAAATCACTTGCAAAAAGTCGAATTTTAATCCTTGGTATGGCCTACAAAAGGGATGTAAGTGATTATCGAGAATCCCCTCCCCTTGAAATAGCACGCCTTCTTCTTGAACAAGGGGCACTTGTGGAATATTATGATCCCTTCATACCCTCCGTTACCGTTCAAGAAACCCTTCTGCGCAGCGCACTCGATCTTGACTCATCAATAAAACAAGCTAATTGTATTATCATTGCAACAGCTCACACCTGTTTTAATACAATCGACTTCCAAGCGCTTAGCTGCCCCGTCATCAACTGCAGGG